The following is a genomic window from Calliphora vicina chromosome 5, idCalVici1.1, whole genome shotgun sequence.
tgaagcgatgATTGGGTGAAAAACTTCCAGAATTTGCGGCCATATTCCATCATAGCAACGCTCTGCTACAtgtttaaatatctattaacaagtatttagaatgaagtggtagTGAAGTTCTGCCTTACCCGTCCAGACCGTTCCCcgtccgactattatttgtttcgatcgatgcagaacggcCTCAAAAGAGGcgcagaatccatatgttgccagtgAAATGAGCAAtaacggttttattcaaataaaatttgttttcgaaaaggCTTCTAAGTCTACAGCCGCAGAAACGGAAAGAGAACGAGAAtcacggcttcagcaaatgcATCGCTGTGCATCTTCATCGAGAGCTGCAGAGACACCTCAACAGCATATCGAAAAACTAGAAGCCAATCGCTCGATCAAGCAAAAGAATCAATTTAAAGTTGCCGGCATTTTAAGGATCTACTgattggcgcaatgaacaaacattgcttacattgcagcattttgaagttccctaaggaatctCCAGGAATTTtctgttcgaacggtaaagttattctgctATCAGTTATTGAGCCGCCTGAGCTACTTCTAAGTTACATTTTCGGTGCCAATCCTATTTCCaagcacttccttcaaaatatccaaaaaagcaACTCATGCTTTCAAATCATGTCGGCTTCATGCCAATCTAGGTcaaatgtaccacagaattggatcattgctcccaatgatgatgcgaagttctttgaaattaatttcaCTGGAAAGGAATCTACAGAAGCCGAATGCTATCGACGAATATTCTTATGCATTTGCTGCAATACCCTTCTGccgaaacattttcaaaacaattgttggacataggaaatggaaaaattccaattgatcccgccacaaatgagatttcgttcCCAAACTTCTGCCAAATCATTCAAATATTCAAGTcgttgtcgacaaggtattcccaagtcttacagccaactacaaaaattcggatttgTTGTGGGAACGTGTAATTTTGGTaacaacaaattatgatgttaacaagctcaatggccaaatacaattgaaagtgcctggcgaaacaaaataatacaaatcgattgacacagttaaaggttggattaccgactttgtccgacactgtatattaatgaacgaagaacaagccgtcgattatcctactgaatttttgaattcattggaaccagcctgacagccaccacatgtattaacattgaaggttggattaccgtctttgtccgacactgtatattaaaatcgagatcgagatgcaatataaaacagatgttttctaagggccagcaacgtgcaccaccgggttcagctagtaatttataaaatagcatttataatttaaatttgaagtgtaataaaatattacgttgggaaaatattgataaaagttattttatcaaaatttttggaagTTGTTCTAAAATAACTCGTTCTAGTTTAATAACAGCATTCTAACTAATACCGTAATTCTAAAGAACTTCTATAGAGTTTTCTATGATCCTCAGTTATTTAGCATTAATGATACACTGTCTCTAGACTAGATCACTATTTAGTAGATCACTTATTAATTCCGAAACAACTGCATGTATTCAATTTAAAACcttatacatattgttacgttttaaccttttcaaaacgttggtttatttcctttaaacaaaccggatatttttgattgcaaataaaagccgtttagtagtttgaaaattgtaacaactctttatttatttaaaatgtaaaacaacagaattaaatagtcactcaatgttttttatacacgtttataaattcgcagaaatactgacacactttataatgtacacgaattcacttgacaaacacagcactcagttgatgtttattcgaaaagcgtatctgataaactaacgactgcaacctctgccactatttataacactgtcatctgcactctagactgctctttaactgtctagagctttctaatacatacgccatctgtggtgtactttctacaatgttctttaactgaatattcgaattcgaatatacggtcgcagcaaacagcgttgccatacttacgatcaatggtcaactgaaagcttttattcaatgttaataatgcccacagatatgttaaagtttgaaagcattctgcaactttaaatcagccgttaaaatcgttatatttgaattgaagtacaatttcgtaacaatatattttgttcCGAGTTCATTCAAATCAATTCCAACGAAAAACTTGAGCAAGTATTGGTTTAATTtacttgaaaattaataataaagatCTATTATTTggaaagaaattaaaaagaatatttttttccaaaaaatttttaattagttcTTAATAAAGTTTTGGAAACAATGGCCAAGTTGGCAcataaaaattgtcaaatttagttttttacttcaacatataaaaatagtggattcatgtatttttattattacaaattagaATCAAGGATCATGGCTGGAATGTAATTCATTTCTAACaaaacttgtttaaatattttaatccttaaaaccgtaatataattttaagctaGAATCTTCACTTTTTCTAGATTTATTACTTACTAATGGCAGTAAATCAatcttaaatttgaaaatttaatttttacattttctttcaAAACTAAATATTGAGAGCAAgtcgaaatatttttaaaaattatctgcATAAAAATTGTGCAGAAAATGGAAAAGTTTTTCTATTATGCCATAAACAATGaacatttatgaaaaatgtttaaccaattaaacaaatttaaaaaaaaaaatcttccaattccgattaattttatttgaaacaaaattgtCACCGATTATTCCAATAGTTCATATTTTATCAGCAACACTacataaataattaagtttaatatttctatttagAAATATCCCCACTGGATTTAAAATAACATAACGAAACCCCCTTAAAACGGCAACTCTTGCTATGAGTATGATAAATACTCATATTTATTCTCCCCCTCACTAAAAGAGTGCATTCAATTTTAATACTCTTTAAAGAGTCTAGTAAAGAGCTCTAATAATGAGTtgtttaattcataataaaaaacactcattatttaaataaacgttCAGTTGTGCtatattttagcaaaataaattgtaattccCATGTCTATTTACTAAATATATGACAAACATATTTGagtaatattataaaataaaattaaattttcacaccAAAAACTATAGGGGTCAATTTACATATAATAGAAATGGACCCCAGAAATATGTTATTTATGTGGGGTATATAGGAActagtaatttttaatattaaataacaaaaacagtttGATAAAATCACACATATCATAGTCAAAAAAGAACCACAGGAAACGCTAGATCTAATAAAAACTCAAGAGCTAAAGCTGGCttcttaagaaaatatatttttaaaaatttttaaataacagaaAAATACTACTCTCTCTTATACTAAAGAAGAAACTTCCCTAAAACAAAGAAAAGTGCtcaatttgtgttttatttaatgttgttgCTTTTTACCTGATAAATTGAGTAGTTTTTAAAAGGgaatattatgatgatgatcTCTACAACAACTACaggtaataataaaaagaaactacaacaacaatgaACACAGTGTTAAGCGTGAGAATATTTAGTTTTGTGTGTGAAGCAAAAAGGATACTTTGAGTAGAACTGGAACTGTGTGTATTTGTATGAGATGGTGGTGTTTTTGAAGCGCTTCGTTAAGTAGCGACTTAATGTATGTCTCGGCCAACTAAGGATCAGTATCCTTTAGACGTTCATCCTGAACACACTAACGCGAGATCTTCGGGtttttaagaaaactaaaattcttaaaaatatataaaaattcgaagattttttaaaacatttcttgttttatttaaatctttataaaaaaaactaaagtgcaattttcaaaaaagaactATCTATCTGTTAACAAAAAaaccaaagttgttttttatatctatctcaaaaaaaatcaagtgttgtgtttgttataatttaataataccTACAAAAAAACCTTATGGATTGCTGctgttattgattttattatcaatataatttggattatttaacATCAcctacaaacattttttggatTATTAATTTTCTGTTGAACCTATAACTAAAACGCTACTTTATCATTATGGATTacaaaaatgaatttcaatCTGATGATGACTTCGATTGCTCGAACAGTTACAGCGATAACTTCCAGCAACAATCAAATGGAgcgcaaaatcaatttaataCCTCTCAAGGCCGTTTAAATAATGCCTCGGGTTTATCGAAAGCCGAATTGAGAAAGGTAAGAAGAAagtgaaagaaattttttttaaaaatttaaatttttcaaaattttatatttttaaaaatagcaagAAATTCTATTGAAAAGCATATAagttatagttaaaaaaaattttaatttttttctattaatatttttcaaaatttttttaaacataaaatttttcaaaattttttattttttaagaagattaataaattctattgaaatgtatataaaaatagtttaacaaaattttaatttttttctcttaatatttttcaaaattttttaaaaatttaattttccaaaattttaaatatttaagaagagcaataaattctattgaaatacatataaaaaacaaaatttgattttattttcttaatatttttttttaaatatttttttttaattttttgttttaatttccaatttcatttcttttataaattttaaagtttatttgttatttcctgcttttaaatttaaaattaaattcaaaaatttattttatttttgttttaaaactgaattttttttaataaatttattaataattttttttcttttaatttttttagaccAATAAACCTATTATGGAAAAACGTCGCCGTGCACGCATTAATCACTGtttaaatgaattgaaatctTTGATATTGGAAGCCATGAAAAAAGACGTAAGTATTAAAAGAAATTGCaaaagtttttatacaaaaacaaaaaattcttaacaaaaaagtttaaactcccttttttcctaaaattactTTCTGCCAATTCAAACTTAAGCGGCTTAAATCAAAGTGATCGACAACAActaataaaacaagattttttttaaaagtttgtatTAAACAAACCTGTTTAATCCTGCTGAGACAAGCTTGTTTACACTTATAACCTTAAAAAACCCAACTCCAACGCCTCCCTTCTTCTTTCTTACCAAAAAAATGATCtgtttttggtttcttttcaacaaaaaaatattaaagatcattgatcaataaaaaaatataaaaaaattatgttttgtataGACAAAAAACCTACCTGCGTGGGAATATATTTTTGCTGGcgataattcattaaaaatcaagAGTGTTGAAGCTCGCTATATTTGTACAAACATTTAAGATCATGCTGCTCAtgattgtctgtctgtctgtctatctgttgcTTGTATTATGAGTAACACGAACTGGGAATGTCTGCAAAGAgagttaaacaaaacaaaaataaaaaaacgatcATCCATCCATTTATCGTTTTGGGATGATCATTTAAAGtaaaatgaatgaaatttttgctggtttttatatatattccCACCTTAAAGGTGGTTGGTTGTTTGGATGTTAAGCTTCTTTGGCAACAGATTTTGTTCTCATCACATTTACTGTGGCCTTAAATCCTCTTAAAacacaaaaagttaaaaaaaatcagcttcATAAACTTGTTGTCGGTATTGTGGTGGTGGTGTTTACAATCTGAGGATCTGTCTGCTTTAGTTTGTTAACTGATGTCTggccaatatattttttttctgttgttaagccctttattttctttttatttctttttaccaAGTTTTCGTTAAGAAAACAAATTGCTATCAATTAGATGTTTTCATGTTGCCTTGTAAAATGTTGGCAACAtgatcatattttttttgtagcatTTTTATCAAGGCAACAACAGTTTTGTTAGGtttaaagagaaaaaataaaaatgtgcgAAATTTTCTTGAACAGCGtgagcaaaacaaaaacgaaacgTAACAAGTTTAAGAACTCAAACAGAAACAGGCGGCTTTTTAACAAAGACTTTGTGGAAGCCTGGGAAAATTTTCAGTTGAGCAAATATTTTAAGCATAGCCTCTAGCAATTAAGAGTATTAAGAAACTATATAAATTTACCAGATCACtaatttcaatttttcttttctctctctctttttAGCCGGCCCGTCATACCAAATTGGAAAAGGCTGATATCTTGGAAATGACTGTTAAACATTTGCAATCTGTGCAACGGCAGCAGCTAAATATGGCCTTGCAAACCGATCCCACCGTTATACACAAATTCAAGACTGGCTTTATGGAATGTGCCGATGAGGTGAATCGTTATGTTGGCCAATTGGATGGTGTGGAGGATGGTGTACGCCAAAGACTAAATAGCCATTTAAACAATTGTGCCACCAGTCTGGAACAAATCGGTTCTATGACCAATTTCTCCAATGGCTATCGTAATGGTGCTTCCAACAACTTATTTGGTAATAATATGCCTCTCAATGTACCCACCGCTACATCTCTGTTTCCTGCTTTGCCACAAGATTTGAATAATAATCCTGCTGCCGGCATACAAATGGGTGGTGTTCAATTGATACCCTCCAGATTACCCTCGGGAGAATTTGCTTTAATTGTGCCAAATACTGCTAACAATACTACTACAGTCAATGCTGCCCTAATTAACAACAATTCCAATCCTGCTTTTCCCGCTTGGCCATCTAATGCCTCCAACTCAGCCGCCACTTCTAACAACTCAGCACAAATCAATGATTTTGCCGCCAATTTTAAGAGACTAAGTGCTTTCTCTAAACCCCAAAATACGTTAATAAATCCTCTTAAAGCTAATGCTGTGAATAGCTTTCCTCAACAAACTTTAAACACCAATGCCAACTATCAACatccaacacacaaccaacAGCATCAGCAAGCTTTCCACAGCACCACCACCACCAGTCCCCCCTTAAGTCCGATTTCTTCTGTCTCTAGTCATAATGAGGACTCTATAATGCATACTAGCTCCGATTTCGCCACTTCGCGTTCGGTTTCACCACGCCAGGATAAACACAACAATACCTTTTCGGGTGTCTTTGCCTCACCGCCCTCAAGTGCCGAGAATTCGTTTGTCTTTACAGCTGCTGGAAATTTGCAACAGCAACAGGTTTCCTCCACCAGCAGCAGTGATTTGAATACCAGCTCTAGTTCCTCATTGAAAAGATCCTTTTCGGAAACAGCCGATTCAAGTATTTGCTCGGAAGATGAGCACTCCAGCAAGAAATATCAAAAGCAGCAACAAGATGAAGAAGATCAGGATAGTATGTGGAGACCTTGGTAAAAACAAAAGAtcaaaaatattgacttaaaagaCAACAATTACATTTGTAAATCATGAAAACTTTGCTATTTCGAAACCTTTTAAAAGATTCCTAAGATCGTTtgggaaattatttttaaaattttaaaattgtttaattaataattttgttcaaaaactttttaaatttattacatccCTTAACTGTACATTATTACTAACACAGAAATCTATTataatttatgttgaaatcttacaaaattattaagtttattttaactgtttttttctaacgattttttttaagaatttgtttcttttcattttattgtaattattatcttattatttcctttttttattaattaatctttttttatatatatttatctgTGATTTGtacataatttgattttttgtaaaaatattttgtttagttatgttttaattttaattataattatttttttattttcatttataaaattataatatttctattaagtttttgtaattttaagtatttaaattttgattttcttttttcatttaaaaaaaatattacaagttTTGTTTGTGctcttttcgaaaaaaaaaaaattattaaagtttataaaattgtttaagttttttttaaaaagcataatgatgaaaaaaatatgattgaAAATATGGCTGCAATTTTctaatagtttaaaataaaatataagaatataactgaaaaataattgaaaattttttattgagatTATGGGAATTTTGGATTGTTGGGAGAGTAACGATGAAAGTGGTTGAACTCAGTGGTTGGCACTCATAGCCACCAGGGGCAAACCCGATATATTCAGTCGGATGTACACAACCCTTCAcgaaattattctttaaaataaaaattttaaattttttttgtaagaaaaatgttattgcaaaaattgtttgctcaaaatttcttcaatttttaaaaatttattagtgaaagcAATTTTATCACAAGAAAAAAGTTGTATGACAAAAcaagcaagagagctatattcggctgtgccgaatcttatataaccttcaccaaattatactttaaaatacaaatcttaaatatttttaggtttacaaaattaaaatttctttttcgaaattgtttttttaattttttttttaaaatttattaatgaaaacaatttttgacaaaaaaaaaatttttggtgaaaaaaaattcaggataaaaaattattattttttattatgactCATTGTAGTTCcaatgtttatattaatgtctttgtaatccagatatagatacaaaaatcaaggttgtcctggttttttctttatatctcagccatttgttgccagattttctcgattttaaatagcaactgaactGGATctttagcggatatattgataaatgaatgtaagttatttgaggagctacaaaaaatttaaacatacagacggacatggctatatcgactatatccagaatatatttactttgtggtgtcacaaataaaaaatgtagaatttaataaaaacggaatgacttaatctcaaaataagttttatgctACTTTACAATATATTTGCTAATGGGACAATGTCTGTTTGTACCGGCCACCGATCTAAATAGATGTGTGAAGTCTAATAGGTTTTTGTTTCCAGTTGCTAAAAAGAAGCACTTTATTCTAAGCATTTTTTGAACACACCACTTTTTTGCCTCCATTTCTATTATTGGGAGCaaatggcttccacaaagcatctccatcttactcggtttgctgctgttgttttcgCGCCTTTACACGTAAGATTGCATTGTCTTAGTTCTTGGAGTATCGTGCTCTTCCAGGTATTCTTGGGCCATGAAGATTCCACTCTAGCGCCATCCTTGTAATACTATCGGGCATCTTCCTGATAGTATGGCCGATCCAGCTCCATTTTCTGCGTTTGATTAGTTTCAGTATGGGTTCCTCATTGGTTAAGTTCCAGAGATCCACGTTGCTGATGGAGTTGGGCCAGAATATCCTGCATATGATTCTGAGGCATTTATTGATGAATAACTTCTGTTGTTTTCGCGCCTTCCCCAGTAAGATTGCATTGATTTAGTTCTTAGAGTATCATGCGTTTTCAATTGTTGTTAGGGCGACCACGGCTTCTTTAGTCTCAATGATTCAACTCTAGCGCCATCCTTGTAATATTATAGGCCATCTTCTTGATAGTATGGACAATCAACCTCCATTTTCTGCGTTTGATTTGTTTCAGTATTGTTTAGTTTCGGAGAGCCATGTTACTGATGTTGTTAAGCCAGAATATCCTCAATACGATTCTAATGTGCTAATTGATAAATACATGTAACTTTTTCATGATTCTGTCAGGTTTCACTTCAGAACAACAGATATTTGAGAGTTTCTCTATACTGCATCCAGTCATCCGAATGCCGCCCTGACTCTGTTGAGCCTGTTTCTGCTCCGCCATTTGTTGTTGCTATACTGCCTAGATAGTAGAAGCTATCTATGAATTTAACTGTTTCTTTGTAGCATGATGTTCTATATGCTAACATTGTAAATTCTCATGACTTTGGTTTCCTTGATATTTATCTCAAATCCAATATTACGCGCTAATCTTTCCAGATCTTGTAGTTTCATTTGCATGTTGGAGATTTTATGCGAGAGTAGTAGACAAATATCATCCAAAACCTCGTGTTGGCCTAAGAGACTGCATGTAATTCCTTTTCTCTCTAAATAGACTTCGCACATTTTATCATCCAGCTCGATGGTGATAAAGAGCATCCTTGTTTTACTCCAGCGTTAGTATGAAATGATTGAATGATGTTCCCATTGTGAAAAGTAGAGAGTTCTGGCATCCTCGTATATAGCTCTTATGATCGAATTATTTTCTGGGATACTCCTTTCCTCAATGCTTTTCATATGGTATCGTCTGAGGGTATCGAAGGCTTTCTTGAAGTCTATGAACAGTAAATACAGGGGGTACTCCATTCTATAGAATGCGTAAAGTATTGGCCTCATCTAAGCAGCATCTATTTGGCCTTAAACCTGCCTGTTAATCTCACAGATTGTtctctattttgttttttggattCTTAAGCAGAGTAATTCTTCTGTAGTTGTTGCAATCTTTGCTATCTCCAAATTGGATGCAGACTCTCACACCATTAAGTCATAACAAGTTCATACCAATATACACGATCAACTTTAACTTTAACTTCCGGAATAGTTATATGACTAAGGACAGCAGATCGGGCTTTATTTCTGATATCCTTGCCCTGTTGGTATCTTTCAGGCTGCCAAATATATGAACCGTCTTCCGGGAGATATTTTACGATATCGCTACAACGAATACTTAAACATGATTTCGTGAAGTTGGCTATTGAATTCTTGGAGCAATGAAGTCAGTTTGCACATGCTGGGATCAAAATATTTCCTATCCATAGAATCGTTGGAATGTTGGGGTAAAGAGGATAACAACAATAGAAGGATTAGAATGCAAACTCTGACTTCCGGAatgatttaaatacaaaaatggcCAGCAGATCGTTTGTTATCGTTTATGACTTTGATATCTTCCAATCTGCGCAATACCGGCACCATCTTCCAGCAGCAAATGCACACCATCAATACAACGAATCATTGAACTTGATCTCACGGCTTCGATCATTGCACAGTGGGAGAAATGGCCAATCTGGTGGCGCTTTAATTATATCTTTACAATTACTGATCTGATCTATTACAAATGTTCAGTGAAATTATAGCCAAGGATATGCTCTTTCAAAAAAATGCATTGGTAAGAGCTGTtgtcaaaatgtttatttaactgCATAAATACTCTGACCTCTATTTGGTAT
Proteins encoded in this region:
- the dpn gene encoding protein deadpan, which produces MDYKNEFQSDDDFDCSNSYSDNFQQQSNGAQNQFNTSQGRLNNASGLSKAELRKTNKPIMEKRRRARINHCLNELKSLILEAMKKDPARHTKLEKADILEMTVKHLQSVQRQQLNMALQTDPTVIHKFKTGFMECADEVNRYVGQLDGVEDGVRQRLNSHLNNCATSLEQIGSMTNFSNGYRNGASNNLFGNNMPLNVPTATSLFPALPQDLNNNPAAGIQMGGVQLIPSRLPSGEFALIVPNTANNTTTVNAALINNNSNPAFPAWPSNASNSAATSNNSAQINDFAANFKRLSAFSKPQNTLINPLKANAVNSFPQQTLNTNANYQHPTHNQQHQQAFHSTTTTSPPLSPISSVSSHNEDSIMHTSSDFATSRSVSPRQDKHNNTFSGVFASPPSSAENSFVFTAAGNLQQQQVSSTSSSDLNTSSSSSLKRSFSETADSSICSEDEHSSKKYQKQQQDEEDQDSMWRPW